The following DNA comes from Gadus chalcogrammus isolate NIFS_2021 chromosome 12, NIFS_Gcha_1.0, whole genome shotgun sequence.
GTGTGCGCACTAGTGTACTTCATAGTATTGATACAGAGTGTGCACTAGTCACTGTACTTCATAGTATTGATTCAGTGTGCGCACTAGTGTACCTCATAGTATTGATTCCGTATCATAGGTCATCACTGATGTTACCTCCATAGCACCAATCCCAGCCGCTACCCCGCCCACGACGTCAGCGTTGGTCTGCACCAGCTCCAGGAGCTCCTCAAAGCAGCCCTGCAGAGAGCATTGGGGGGCGTCTTAGGAGCGCACCAAGGGGTTTCATCCATCACCTTACAACTTGATCTATGATGCATTATGAATGTCAATGTATTGGTTTTCTTTCTTATCAATACACCTCCCCCAAAGTGAACTCcccacagcctctctctgtctctgtctctgtctctgtctctgtctctctctctctccctctctctctctctctctctgtctctctgtctctctgtctctctgtctctctgtctctctctctctctctctctctctctctcctctctctctctctctcttcccccccccccccccacctccacgtTGTCCTTCAGTGCACGCTGGGGGCTGCAGTAGGTGCCATTCCCCAGGCAGCAGTCCTCGGGCAGGCTGCCGTTGTTGTCGCGTGTGAAGCGGGAGTCCTCAAAGTCTGTGTAGTTGGTGAATCCACAGCACTTCAACTACAGGAGTCAAGGAACACAAACCagcattcattttattttattctgtttATTATTCATTGTTATTTTCAGTCATCATTGCCCCTGCAGAATTGTTAAAACCTTATCTGGTAGCAATTATTCTGCATTAACATAGAGTCTTCTTATACGTTGCCCATAGCCATAGTTCATGTCTGTATTCATTTTATCAACATTGAGAGCTGCAGTCAAAGGGataagtgcttttttttttatgtattcctAGTTTTCACAGGAAGGCTGTAGAAAGACCTTTGTGGTTTACTGATGCACGTGAAAGCCATGGAGCAGTGCAGGTGATGGAACATTTACAGAGGTCGGCTGCAGGACGAAATACATTCTTTGTCAATTATAAGCTCAGCTCATCTCAAGGATTTATCAAGTCCATTTAAAAGGTAAATATGACCCCACACTGCTTTATCTGAATGTGTTCAGCCAAAGGCATAATTATGGACCCCTTTATTGCCTATTTCCTTACAGAGGATGTATTTTTAAAGAAGAAATTGTTAAAAGCAGGCAGAAATATCCACAGCAAAGAATTAATCAACTATCAGTCTTTACATTTGAATCAAAGAGAATATGTATATGTGAGTATGTCCTTTACGTCGTAAAGAAAGAGCCTTTATGTTTCATTCACATTGAGTCTTGCAATTTTGATTTGACGTTTAACCTGGCTCCAATGTTCTTCTTGTGTGCAGTGCAGTATGGCACCTGCAGCTACTCTGCATCGCTAGTAGACCCCGTTCAGAGATTTGCCGTCATAAGTCACAGACACAGATGTTGTTCAACAGTAATTACGGGTCTGCTCTCTTTCATGGTCAATGTGTGATATCTTCACTAGTTTAGTCTACTACCCGTCCCCTGGTACATTTAAAGAGCCGAGCTCTAATTAGTGATATGAGGAACGGCTGTGTTTATACCTAGAGGAGGCTGACAGTCCGGTGAGTGTGCGCCACATGGAGCCTGTTCCAGTCTGTCCTCACCTCTGTCATGGTCGTGTTCCAGATCTTCGTGACCACAGGGTCATTGCCGTACTGCTCCTTCAGGGCAGGGGTTGCCCATGCTCTCAGGATTCCCTCCGCCTGTtgaaacgcacgcacgcacgcacgcacacacgcacacacacgtggaagCGTGTGAGAGAGCAAACTAATATTACCACATGCAAAGAAGAAATGACCAAGAGGCATCGGCCCTTCCTTAAATCCAGACTTTCATTAACGTTAAAGTCCCTAATTGCTAACATTACGTAGCTCATGTTAACTCATGTGTAATTCATGTGCTACACACATGAATCTCTTTCAGGCATTCATTCCACCACATTTAATGCAGCCTGCCTGTGCGCGTTGACCAACACACTGTAGGCAGCAACAATAGTTTGCTGCTAGGGATTCTCCTGTGCTCGTCAGATCTTGTCAGAACAATGCCCGGATGCGGCCCCATTGTACTCTCTTCTCCTTGTGAGTGCTCGTTAACCGGCCATCACAGGATGAGCTATCACCCGTCCACGCTCTGGGACAGGGAACCCTTTTGGTCGTTGAGATGGGGCTCCTCAGTGCTTGGTGGACCTTCTCGCCCGGCGACTCTTTGTTTGACACACAGgttgttttttcatttcttgcctcccccaactcccccccccccccccccccccccccctcccctccccctccccctcccaagCCCTGATTAATAACCCTGCCGTGTGCGACCACACAAAGACCTCCTCGCTTTGAGGGAGGCTCTCTGCTGGGTGTGCACGGGAGTCACGCTCctggcatgtgcatgtgcacgtgcacatctAGTGCACGTGCACATCTAGTGCACGTGCACATCTAGTGCACGTGCATCTAGTGCACGTGCAGTGTGCCTGTATTTACAATGTGTAATAAATTGTGTTTTGCGTAGAgttgagtgagtgtgcgtgtgtgtgcgagatgCCCAGGGGGATGTAGAGAGACGTAGCACAATTAAAAGTGCCCCCAAGCAGGCCTGGGGGGGGCTCCACTCAGAGGGGTTATTACCAGCCGGCTAATTCATCACTGTCACTCGGCCtgtaccccacacacacacacacacacacacacacacacacacacacacacacacacacacacacacacacacacacacacacacacacacacacacacacacacacacacacacacacacacacacacacacacacacacacacacacacaatcataataacacacacatacactattattcacacacacacacacacaaacacacatacctacacacacacacgttatcataataacacacatgcaagcatgcatgcacacacacactcagcataACTGTACAGGACAAAGGCTGTGCAAAAATATAACGGTGTGAGGTAGGAGGCAACACATCTATCAATATATAGTAGAGTACACACTATACACAtgcacagtcacgcacacataAATATGCAACACATTTGtgtcacacaagcacatgcacaaatgcacaaatcCAATCCCANNNNNNNNNNNNNNNNNNNNNNNNNNNNNNNNNNNNNNNNNNNNNNNNNNNNNNNNNNNNNNNNNNNNNNNNNNNNNNNNNNNNNNNNNNNNNNNNNNNNGGAGGCTGGGGGTCGGATGATTAAGTCCCGACCTCGCCACCGCCTCGAGGAGGGGTCACGACCCAAAGAGGGACACTAATCTCTCTTTAATTGAGgatggatctgtgtgtgtttgtctgtccgtgtgtgtgagtatgtgtgtgtgtgtgtgcgtgattgtgtgcgtgtgtctgtgtgtgtgtgtgtgtgttaaaaaagGAAGGGAATTGAAGTGGTTTACTGTATATGGCTGACCAATCATGTCACTGATGCATCATTCCAAATGTCACAAAGTGGAGGCTGGATAGGGCTGAGCGTGcacatttatgtgtttgtgtgtgtgtgtgtgtgtgtgtgtgtgtgtgtttgtgtgtgcgtgtttgtccgtGCACACCTGCCATGTGACATACGACACTTGCTCGGAATGGACAGAACTCTCTGCTGAGGACGGGGTTTTGTGCACTGGCTGATGAATGGAATCGGGGTGAGGagtctgcggtgtgtgtgtgtgtgtgtgcgtgtgtgcgtgtgtgcgtgtgtgtgtgtgggggggggggggggtggagggggggggggggggggttgttggggGGGGAATCCCCGTGGTCAGCCTATCAGCTAATCGCTCACTTTCGGAGCTGAAGGAGTGGGGGCGGaagccacaccacacacacacacacacacacacacacacacacacacacacacacacacacacacacacacacacacacacacacacacacacacagacacacacacacacagacacacacacacacaccaccagtcGCAGCCATTTCTGACCAGAGCAGAAGTTTCCCATGAGTGTTGTCTTCCCCATGCTTCAGTAGAACTCCACAGTCTGGTGCTGTAGGTACCATCTAAGTTGCTCTTTTCACAGAAAAGATCAACGCAGAGGTACACAGAGAACAAAGTGCTGTTGCTATTGTCTACCTCTGTGTCAGGCGCGCTCACATCAGATGCTCTGAGGCAGGATCTGCACAACAAATTGATTTGGACGAATGGTATTGATAACTGATGTTTTAGTAAAGACAGGAGATACAATGGCGTTCGTCACAGACCGTTATCGTCCTTCAAGGGGACAACAACAGTGCAGTTTAACCCATTGTCATTACCAAAGAGCTCTCTCTTGTCTAGGAAACATTAGTGTGCAAAGGTGTATAGATCAGCGGTGTCAAATACAACAGGGGGTGAATGCTATCCATGGATAGTCAAGAGATAACCCTCATTGTCATACAGTGAACACAATGCAAAGATGTCTCCAGATCTTATCCTTCCACTGATGAATGGCCCTGGGTTCACAAACACTGAGAGCCACACAGAGATTAAAGCCACTCCTTCCTTTTGTTCCTACAGGGTAGCTAGCTGTTAGTTCTGGCCGGTCTTAATTACCCTGTTGGATCATTAGAAAGCTGATTGATGTGGAGCTGACCAGTGAGAaaagtaacaaacacacacacacacacacacactggaaggcTAGGAGATGCTACTCGTAGCAGTATTGATGATATTGATAACTATTGGACTATGCTTTGACTCTAAACTCTGTGTCTTCCATCACCTGAGGGTTCGATGACGCTGAAGGTCCTCTCAGATCGAGAGCAGTGAATAAACGCCAAAGAGTAAAGATCACAGAAAGTGTACATCGTTATGTTGTGAACATGATGCTTTTTCGATGGCCTTGACGTGATTCAAATAATGTGGCTTTTCTTGAAATTAAAATTGTGTTGCAGCTGTACAGTTCCATACAAGGGTAATAACGGAAATCTTTTTATTGattaaaattgtgtgtgtgtgtgtgtgtgtgtgtgtgtgtgtgtgtgtgtgtgtgtgtgtgtgtgtgtgtgtgtgtgtgtgtgtgtgtgtgtgtgtgtgtgtgtgtgtgtgcgtgtgtatgtgtttaggcATTCTCATAGAAAGATCAAAGATCAACCTTACACACATCGAATGCCACTGACTGAATAGGAAACTATAAACATTGGTGCAGACCGTGCGACACTACGCAAACTGAACACGATTCGTACCTATTCACCTGAATTTCTGGAACTGGTGAGTGAAAGCGTGGAGCATTAGTCAAGGTCGAGGCAGTGAACCTAGCCTTGGTAGCCTGTATGCTAGCTTAAGATACTGGGACATGGAGAGCAACGGATGAAAGGTATATTTGCTTCCAGATGCCGCTTTCAGAGCACTTACAGTGCTTTCCTATGTTGTAGCACTCCGTAATAAAGGTTCTCGTATTGGGTTGTACGAGCTCTGAACACAGCTTGGGGTCAACACAGTCAGGCTTGCTAAGACACATAGATCATCCCATAATGGAAACATGGCATTCTAAATGCAgttttatgtgtgtgattaCCTCCATTAAAACCTTACGTTACAAATGCAAACCATTTAAATTCTAtgctctctctcgtttcgttgTGCAGCATCATACAAGCCTCTATTATGATGACCAATCCTTAACCAGAAAGGTCAGATGTGAAATACAGACATTTCCATCTGTAAACTGTTTCTGTGGTTAATATTTAACTTTGTAGAGCACATACAAATTCAATCAACACATTTCACATGGAAACATGATCTCATTACATCTGAATGTATAGGGGGAAGGCTAAATACAAAGCAGAAGAATCTGTCAATATTGCTCATTTGAATGCAACCAAATGAGGAAATATCCAGGCCCTTCTTCGCCTTGACCTTTTCCCATCCTCCTGGTAACGATCCATACGAGTCACAACCATCACTGAGGACGTGAGGGTGTCACCGCGGGGCCCTTTGTGGATCACCCCCCAGCCCGCCTCCATTAACAACTGCTCTCTCACTTCACACACGCTGCTATGCATTCTGGTCCAATGCCAGAGGGctaccacgcacgcacgcacgcacgcacgcacgcacgcaggcttTACATGCTGGTTGTGTATGCTACCCAAATACAATCACGCATTCTCCAACTCCAGCCAAGCTTTGAAAAGAGGCTTTTATTATGGACTTTCTGAATTCCACTTCCCAGAACCTGCAAACGCTTCTAAATGAACCCAACCACCTTATCGCAGCATTGCTAATAATGGGATTCAGAAAAGAGGCTTCATCTCTGTTCACATTGCCATTGTTAACACTTGTCTCCCTACACTACCGCTGACTGATGGCTGTGGCCAACAAGCCTCAATGGTCTCTTACTGTAGGAGCTGGCATTCCGTTAATATTGAACAATACCTTATTTTGAAAAGACAAGGAAGTCCGGTgagttttattttgaagtgaAAAAGAAAACCATAAAAGGTACCATGGtcgatttgtttgtttgcctgaCGGCCTCACAGTGCTTTAGTACAGAGCACTCTTCTCCACACGACACTACCTTAGTTTAATTCCTTTTACCGAGCCTCACAGTCATTGTTTGGAGAAGGCCAGTGTTTAGACGTTAAGTCTTAATATACGTTTTAACTACAATCAACTTTGGATCATTTAGGGATTTTAACTCCTTGTCTGGACACTGATACCACCTACACGTACACATGCAGTACCGCTGGGTGACCACTACCTTATTAGGCACACCTCCCGTCCAGACGCTGAATTTTGGATTCTGAACCCTTCCTGGGGAAAAGCAATTAGCCTCTGCTAATGCAGCAGCGGGCGAATCCCTCAACACTTTATGGGGATGATCAGCCAATCAATGAGCTCGGAGCGGTCCTCCCGGGAGCTGGGGGTCAAACATCTACATGACATCACTAACAGCAGCCGGGCCACCTACACATGTACGCATGCctgcaattacacacacacacacacacacacacacacacacacacacacacacacacacacacacacacacacacacacacacacacacacacacacacacacacagacacacacacacacacacacacacacacgtcacacacacacacacacacacacacacacacacacacacacacacacacacacacacacatcacacacacacacgtcacacacacacacgtcacacacacagacacacacacgcacacacacacacacacacacacacatatgtacacataaacacacatgtgtacacaagaataggtgcatgcatgtgcacactgACAATTCTGACATACAAAtccatgatctctctctctcatattcacacacacacacacacacacacacacacacacacacacacacacacacacacacacacacacacacacacacacacacacacacacacacacacacacacacactgccccccacccacccacagatGTGCAGACatgtacagatacacacacaaaggaccACATCCCATTTAAATCCCCCGTCTTTCTTTGTTCAAACCAAACAAATACGTGTGCCAGAGGAGTTCCACGTTACCAAGCTGTCAGATGTTAATTACACCGGGGATAAGGCACAGGAGCAGGCTCCGCTTTCACGTGAAACGCCCCAACACTATTACCATGAGCTCTTACATGTTTATTGATGCTGCTGTCATGGTGAACAGCTTCGGAGCTGTAGAACTGATGCCAGGAAGAATTTAAATGGCATGTTTCTATGTTTCTATATCTGTTTTATTAAGTCTGAACCGGATGCATTGGCATGTACGAATGTGTTTCTTCTTcctcaaatactttttttatgttgttggcCTTTAGCCATCGGTACATCCATCGGTACATCCATCGGTACATCCATCGATACATCCATCGGTACATCCATCGGTACATCCATCGGTACATCCATCTACTCCGCCATCCCTCtgtatccctccccctctctgttatCTCTGCAGCCATGCACTCACCACTCGTATCCTTTGTTTAGTGGTCATCATGTATTTGCCTTCCATTAACTCTTCTTAATAAGCAGAGCTGTATGAAATGTTCACTGATGGATAGCTTCCGCTAGATTTTTAATGAAACCTCTTTTGAATGCGTTGCCTTGGTGTCCACTTGCATGAGCTGCAATTACGGCTCTTTTGTTCCATCCCCTTAACGTGTGGCTTCCACATAATGGCCTTCCAAttaatttataaataaaatggcGTTCATTCAGAAGTACAGGATTCTAATGGGCTTGAGAATGGCCTGTGGTTTTACACCATTGTTCTAGTTGCGCTCCTTGAATACTGTTCTACACTGTTCATCATTTATCCGTCTGATGGGTATAGAAAGAGCTTTCAAGGCTCATCCCTGCAAGGAAAGTCTCTCCATTGTATTCACACATGAATAAAGAACGGGGGCGAATCATACGTGAATGAAAACCTATTGATGGAAAACACAAAGCGACTGAAACGGCCGCCGTACGAAACACGTCGCCGAACAATTGAGTTCAGCAGCGACCATGAGACCATGAAAGAAGAGCGACCGTGAGGCTGCAGATCAGGACAGAAGACGTAACGGGGTCAAGGGAACAGAACCGGCAGCGCGGCGAGCTGAAGGAAGTGTGCGGTACAACCCCTCCGACTCTGGCTGACCTCGCCCAGAGAGGAGATCACTCTTCATCTGAGCATGAAGGAGTGAGACGCACCGGAGTGCAGAGCCTGGGCCGGAGAGAGCGCCGCGTGTCGAGGTATGCATGAGCGGCGACGCTCACAGCGATGCGAAGCACCCCCGAGGCGTTCGGCAGAGAGACCGTCTTCACTCAGCCTCTGATTATGCTGCCCTGAAAGGTTGGTCCACTTGGAGGAGGCTTCAGTGCAGCTCAGCCTTCCACACAAGCGCTTTACATAAGAGGTTAACGCAAGCCATTTGACTGCAGGGAAACACCGGCCCTTTATGCACGCAAGGCCACAAGGGCAGCTGGAGAGGGCGGCGGAGGTGGGAAGCGTTTGAAACCAGCAAACAGGGAAAGAAAGTTCCCTGTTTGAGCAACGTTATTTACACTGCCCATCACAACTGGCATCTGGATGATGGGGAACCTTTTACAGGATCATGtatacaacatacacacacgcacatacgcacatgcgcacacatacacacacagacacatacacttacacaagcaaacagacacacacacacacacacaaacacacacacagactcttttTAATCTGATGGCGATTTGCTGTCAATGTTTACATGCCAAGTGCAGTAGTCATTAGACCCTGGACCTGAGGAGGCGTGTCCTGTGAGGCTGGTCACCAGAAGCCTCACACACTGGTCCATACACtcccagtctcacacacactggcccACACACTCCCAGTCTCACACACCGGCCCACACACTCCCAGTCTCACACACTGGCCCACACACTCCCAGTCTCACACACTGGTCCACACACTCCCAGCCAGCACAGCTGTGGGCCATCCCAGGAAACAATAAAATACACTCTTAAATTGCTCTGACCTTTTAAGAGAATGTAATTTTATCCACATCAAATGTCGTCCTTGGTTAACTTTAGCCCCACAACACACCTGAGGCGtcggctatgtgtgtgtgtgtgtgtgtgtgtgtgtgtgtgtgtgtgtgtgtgtgtgtgtgtgtgtgtgtgtgtgtgtgtgtgtgtgtgtgtgtgtgtgtgtgaatgcttgtgtgtaagggtgtgtgtgtgtgtgtgtgtgtgtgtgtgtgtggttttgtgaatgcatgtgtgtatttgtttgtgtgtatttgtttgtgtgtg
Coding sequences within:
- the LOC130392834 gene encoding tetraspanin-1 translates to MGEDCSNTSNKRSNRAEGILRAWATPALKEQYGNDPVVTKIWNTTMTELKCCGFTNYTDFEDSRFTRDNNGSLPEDCCLGNGTYCSPQHAPQCSLQGCFEELLELVQTNADVVGGVAAGIGAMEIAAMVVSIYLYCHLDNRETIKA